The following nucleotide sequence is from Psychroflexus torquis ATCC 700755.
AAAACGTTAATAAAGTGGAAACCAAAGCTATATTAACACACTATCCCAGCGGTATAGTTATACATAATTCAGAAACAAGATCACAGTTAGAGAATAGGCAAAAAGCGATGCAAATGTTGAAATCTCAGCTATATGAAATTGAACTGAAAAAACAACAAGCAGCCAGATCTGAGATAGAATCTGAAAAGAAAAGTATAGAATGGGGCTCACAAATTCGCAATTATGTGATGCATCCCTACAAGCTTGTCAAAGATGTTAGGACTGGTTTTGAGAGTGGTAATGTTGATGACATCATGAATGGCCATATCGATTCATTTTTAAAATCCTATTTAATGAGTAGTGGACAAAAAAAAGAAACCGATAGTTTATGATAAATATATACCACAATCCACGTTGCAAAAAATCTAGAGAAGGCCTATCTATCTTGGAAGATTCTGGACAGGATTTCAAAATCATAAAATACTTAGATGATATCCCTTCTCAAAAGGACTTAAAAAGTATCGTTAAAAAACTAGGCATTAAACCCATAGACCTGATTCGCAAACAAGAAAAAATATGGAAAGAGAACTTCAAGACTAAGGATCTTTCCGATTCTGAAA
It contains:
- the arsC gene encoding arsenate reductase (glutaredoxin) (This arsenate reductase requires both glutathione and glutaredoxin to convert arsenate to arsenite, after which the efflux transporter formed by ArsA and ArsB can extrude the arsenite from the cell, providing resistance.), which translates into the protein MINIYHNPRCKKSREGLSILEDSGQDFKIIKYLDDIPSQKDLKSIVKKLGIKPIDLIRKQEKIWKENFKTKDLSDSEIINALHDFPKLIERPIVINGEKAIIGRPPEDIKGIL